One window from the genome of Larus michahellis chromosome 23, bLarMic1.1, whole genome shotgun sequence encodes:
- the PLPPR3 gene encoding phospholipid phosphatase-related protein type 3 — protein sequence MIPPKEKARAPKDSMTLLPCFYFVELPIVASSIVTLYFLELTDLFKPAKVGFQCYDRALSMPYVETNEELIPLLMLLSLAFAAPAASIMVGEGIVYCLQSRLKGRAGAEGSINAGGCNFNSFLRRTVRFVGVHVFGLCATALVTDVIQLATGYHAPFFLTVCKPNYTLLGTPCDANPYITQDICSGTDKHAILSARKTFPSQHATLSAFAAVYVSMYFNSIISDSTKLLKPILVFAFAIAAGVCGLTQITQYRSHPADVYVGFLIGSGIAAYLAYHAVGNFRAPMERVPAPVPAKDALRALTQRGHDSVYHQNKSVSTDELNPQTRLEEVARPVPREKNSLGSLKRASVDVDLLAPRSPMGKENMVTFSNTLPRVNTPSMDDPARRHMTIHVPVDASRSKQLITEWKQKSLEGRSMTLAEEAAAAHGRGPGDAGEDVPPSLYPTVQARSAERAAMGPRVLIQPRPGASQLVHIPEESQAGAGAPAGSGAAVRAKWVMVAEKGGAQRVANPPRLMQVIAMSKQQSMVSVTPKHSETSSSSTSSDSSQYRSPSERDSSSIITIDAHAPHHPVVHLSAGNGPWEWKSGPKGPEGPDAYELGEMGKDFRGFRPAKSAGVSPGSSVSDMEQDEPRYGSLAAIPGAVGGGGERGDPPAEGLLGTASRESTLRRKPAERDGQGDSEVDHYYKKMQASRRFKD from the exons ATGATCCCCCCCAAGGAGAAGGCCAGGGCTCCCAAGGACAGCATGACGCTCCTGCCCTGCTTCTACTTCGTGgag ctgcccatCGTAGCCTCCTCCATCGTGACGCTCTACTTCCTGGAGCTGACGGACCTCTTCAAGCCGGCCAAGGTGGGCTTCCAGTGCTACGACCGGGCGCTTTCCATGCCCTACGTGGAGACCAACGAGGAGCTCATCCCGCTGCTGATGCTGCTCAGCCTGGCCTTCGCCGCACCCGCCGCCTCG ATCATGGTCGGGGAGGGCATTGTGTACTGCCTGCAGTCCCGGCTGAAGGGACGCGCCGGAGCCGAGGGCAGCATTAACGCCGGCGGCTGCAACTTCAACTCCTTCCTGCGCCGCACCGTAAGGTTTGTGG GCGTCCATGTGTTCGGGCTCTGTGCCACGGCCCTGGTGACGGACGTGATCCAACTGGCCACCGGCTACCACGCGCCCTTCTTCCTGACCGTCTGCAAGCCCAACTACACGCTGCTGGGCACCCCCTGCGACGCCAACCCCTACATCACCCAGGACATCTGCTCGGGGACGGACAAGCACGCCATCCTCTCCGCCAG GAAGACGTTCCCGTCCCAGCACGCCACGCTCTCGGCTTTCGCTGCCGTCTATGTGTCG ATGTATTTCAACTCCATCATCTCGGACAGCACCAAACTCCTCAAGCCCATCCTGGTCTTCGCCTTTGCCATCGCCGCCGGCGTCTGCGGCCTGACCCAGATCACCCAGTACCGCAGCCACCCAGCCGACGTCTACGTGGGTTTCCTGATCGGCTCCGGCATCGCCGCCTACCTG GCTTACCACGCCGTTGGCAACTTCCGTGCCCCGATGGAGAGGGTGCCGGCGCCGGTGCCGGCCAAGGACGCGCTGCGGGCACTGACGCAGCGGGGCCACGACTCCGTCTACCACCAGAACAAGTCGGTGAGCACCGACGAGCTGAACCCGCAGACACGGCTGGAGGAGGTGGCGCGGCCGGTGCCGCGGGAGAAgaactctctgggcagcctgaagCGGGCCAGCGTGGACGTGGACCTGCTggccccccgcagccccatgggcaagGAGAACATGGTGACCTTCAGCAACACCCTGCCCCGCGTCAACACCCCCTCCATGGACGACCCCGCGCGGCGGCACATGACCATCCACGTCCCCGTGGATGCCTCCCGCTCCAAGCAGCTCATCACCGAGTGGAAGCAGAAGTCGCTGGAGGGCCGGAGCATGACGctggcggaggaggcggcggcggcacaCGGCCGGGGGCCGGGGGATGCTGGCGAGGACGTGCCCCCCTCTCTCTACCCTACGGTGCAAGCGCGCTCGGCTGAGCGGGCGGCCATGGGGCCCCGCGTCCTCATCCAGCCGCGGCCGGGCGCCTCGCAGCTGGTGCACATCCCCGAAGAGAGCCAGGCGGGCGCCGGCgccccggccggcagcggggcggctGTGCGGGCCAAGTGGGTGATGGTGGCGGAGAAGGGGGGGGCGCAGCGGGTGGCCAACCCCCCGCGCCTGATGCAGGTCATCGCCATGTCCAAGCAGCAGAGCATGGTCTCCGTCACCCCCAAGCACTCGGAGACCTCCTCGTCCTCCACCAGCTCCGACTCTTCCCAGTACCGCTCGCCCTCGGAGCGAGACAGCTCCAGCATCATCACCATCGACGCCCacgccccccaccaccccgtcGTCCATCTCTCTGCGGGCAACGGGCCCTGGGAGTGGAAATCGGGGCCGAAGGGGCCGGAGGGGCCGGACGCCTACGAGCTGGGCGAGATGGGGAAGGATTTCCGCGGCTTCCGCCCGGCCAAGAGCGCCGGCGTCTCCCCTGGCTCCTCCGTCAGCGACATGGAGCAGGACGAGCCGCGTTACGGCAGCCTGGCCGCCAtcccgggggcggtggggggcggAGGCGAGCGGGGGGACCCCCCCGCCGAGGGGCTGCTGGGCACGGCCAGCCGGGAGTCCACGCTGCGGAGGAAGCCGGCCGAGAGGGACGGGCAGGGGGACAGCGAGGTGGACCACTACTACAAGAAAATGCAAGCCAGCCGCAGGTTTAAGGACTGA
- the CFD gene encoding complement factor D, which produces MGLSPAPVLVLALLLLGAMVNGQPRGRILGGYEAKPHLRPYMASLQLDGQHVCGGFLIAEQWVLSAAHCTEETDGKVFQVLLGAHSLTEPEPHKRLYRVRAQIPHPGSNIHNNKDDLLLLQLEEKAELNAHVRVLPFQREDRDVAADTVCDVAGWGTVTHSGRRPDKLYQVERPVISRDVCNHRTRHDNTITEKMMCTDSRRRDTCKGDSGGPLVCNGVAEGVVTAGSRVCGNYKKPAIYTRIAPYVAWIDSVVASAAGEGDTR; this is translated from the exons ATGGGGCTGAGTCCCGCTCCCGTCCttgtcctggctctgctgctgctgggggccaTGGTGAACG ggcagccccggggacggATCCTGGGGGGCTACGAGGCCAAGCCCCACCTGAGGCCCTACATGGCCTCCCTGCAGCTGGACGGGCAGCACGTCTGCGGGGGCTTCCTCATCGCCGAGCAGTGGGTGCTGAGCGCTGCCCACTGCACCGAGGAGAC GGACGGCAAAGTCTTCCAGGTCCTCCTGGGCGCCCACTCCCTGACGGAGCCCGAGCCCCACAAACGCCTGTACCGGGTGCGCGCCCAGATCCCCCACCCCGGCAGCAACATCCACAACAACAAGGAcgaccttctcctcctccag ctggaggagaaagcagagctcAACGCGCACGTGCGGGTGCTGCCGTTCCAGCGGGAGGACAGGGACGTGGCGGCCGACACGGTGTGCGATGTGGCGGGCTGGGGCACCGTCACCCACAGCGGCCGCCGGCCGGACAAGCTCTACCAGGTGGAGCGGCCGGTGATCAGCCGCGACGTCTGCAACCACCGCACCCGCCACGACAACACCATCACCGAGAAGATGATGTGCACCGACTCCCGCAGGAGGGACACCTGCAAG GGAGACTCCGGCGGCCCCCTGGTCTGCAATGGGGTGGCCGAGGGGGTGGTCACGGCCGGCTCCCGCGTCTGTGGCAACTACAAGAAACCCGCCATCTACACCCGCATCGCCCCGTACGTGGCCTGGATCGACAGCGTCGTGGCCTCtgcggccggggagggggacactcGCTGA